In Sorghum bicolor cultivar BTx623 chromosome 8, Sorghum_bicolor_NCBIv3, whole genome shotgun sequence, one genomic interval encodes:
- the LOC8076307 gene encoding probable receptor-like serine/threonine-protein kinase At5g57670 gives MKLRPLSFTRCAPSPLGCVGVAMGGGRRRTVLVALRRDAAGRELLTWALVKAAAAGDRVIALHVSTTAAGDPADGEMPAAAAAAEEEKARANDSLASVLGAYRGFCERNQIDLELKLCEGSSIKKALVAEATSCAAAHLIVGVTKSSRPSGSSATAVARYCAKRVPASCMVTAVSNGAVVYRRDPVHQHQHHQLLLSPYSAVVETPRRLYRKILDARTTTTAGDKSQDDMAIGDGRSLRRNMSAAMSALVSPRVKLAPAGPARSCHGQQQESPKMAAGWPLLKKDNMPALPELSEVSVVEWAMQLPTRCSDQSSDEREEEKPVPEELVSLRDKYSSKYTVFRYSELAKITNGFSPDRLVGKGGAGRVYRGCTEGGKELAVKVLKASEDVVKDFMSEIEILSSVEHENAMSLVGFCLDGGGKDRLMLVYDYMPRGSLEEVLHGHGGEKQGNNGGVAVALGWPERYRVAAGVARALEYLHGEGDGRRPMIHRDIKSSNILVAGDFEPKLCDFGIAMWADDAAAQVTGDDVAGTFGYLAPEYFMHGKVSEKMDVYAFGVVLLELISGRKPVSAGGDRGKGSLVMWANSVIQGGNIMDLVDPTKLPTMDADGDVVERMTLAAALCIRRSHQLRPSMSNVVKLLAGDDDAVSWAKSELGVPGDDDDDDNDGRHGYGAVGVTTSPEKNDIQSYINLALRDVIDDDASSVGSGVSLEEYLKGRWSRSSSFEG, from the exons GATG GAGAaatgccggcggcggcggcggcggcggaggaggagaaggcgagAGCCAACGACTCGCTCGCCTCCGTGCTCGGCGCGTACAGGGGATTCTGCGAGCGCAACCAGATCGACCTTGAGCTCAAGCTCTGCGAGGGCTCGTCCATCAAGAAGGCCCTGGTGGCCGAGGCCACCTCCTGCGCCGCCGCGCACCTCATCGTCGGCGTCACCAAGAGCTCAAGACCTTCCGG ATCGTCCGCCACCGCCGTCGCGAGGTACTGCGCCAAGAGAGTGCCGGCGAGCTGCATGGTCACCGCGGTCAGCAACGGCGCCGTCGTGTACCGCAGAGACCCCgtgcaccagcaccagcaccaccaGCTGCTGCTCAGCCCCTACAGCGCTGTGGTGGAGACGCCGCGGCGGCTGTACCGCAAGATCCTGGacgcgaggacgacgacgacggcgggggACAAGTCCCAGGACGACATGGCGATCGGCGACGGCCGGTCGTTGCGCCGGAACATGTCCGCGGCTATGAGCGCCCTGGTCTCGCCCAGAGTGAAGCTGGCGCCGGCGGGTCCGGCGAGGTCGTGTCACGGGCAGCAGCAGGAGTCGCCGAAGATGGCCGCCGGCTGGCCTCTCCTCAAGAAGGACAACATGCCTGCCTTGCCGGAGCTGTCAGAGGTGTCTGTGGTTGAGTGGGCCATGCAGCTCCCGACCAGGTGTTCAGACCAGAGCTCCGACGAGCGGGAAGAGGAGAAACCAGTTCCCGAGGAGCTCGTCTCGCTCAGAGACAAGTACTCGTCCAAGTACACTGTGTTCCGGTACAGTGAGCTCGCCAAGATCACCAATGGCTTCTCTCCAGATCGCCTTGTTGGGAAAGGCGGCGCCGGCCGGGTTTACAGGGGGTGTACGGAAGGAGGCAAGGAGCTTGCGGTGAAGGTCCTGAAGGCTTCGGAGGACGTGGTGAAGGATTTCATGTCGGAGATCGAGATCCTCAGCTCGGTGGAGCACGAGAACGCCATGTCCCTCGTCGGGTTCTgcctcgacggcggcggcaaggACAGGCTCATGCTCGTGTACGATTACATGCCGCGGGGCAGCCTGGAGGAGGTGCTGCACGGGCACGGCGGAGAGAAGCAAGGCAATAATGGCGGCGTCGCGGTAGCGCTAGGCTGGCCGGAGAGGTACAGGGTGGCCGCCGGCGTGGCGCGCGCCCTCGAGTACCTTCATGGCGAAGGCGACGGACGCCGACCCATGATTCACAGGGACATCAAGTCGTCGAACATCctcgtcgccggcgacttcGAACCCAAG CTGTGTGACTTCGGCATCGCGATGTGGGCAGACGACGCGGCGGCGCAGGTCACCGGCGACGACGTCGCCGGAACATTTGG gTACCTTGCTCCGGAGTACTTCATGCACGGCAAGGTGAGCGAGAAGATGGACGTGTACGCGTTCGGCGTCGTTCTCCTGGAGCTCATCTCCGGGAGGAAGCCGGTGAGCGCCGGCGGGGACAGGGGCAAGGGGAGCCTCGTGATGTGGGCCAACTCCGTCATACAAGGAGGAAACATCATGGACCTCGTCGACCCGACGAAGCTGCCGACGATGGACGCCGACGGCGACGTCGTCGAGCGGATGACCCTCGCTGCTGCCCTGTGCATCCGGCGATCAcaccaactccggccgagcatGAGCaac GTGGTGAAGCTGCTCGCCGGGGACGACGACGCCGTCAGCTGGGCGAAGTCGGAGTTGGGCGTgcccggcgacgacgacgacgacgacaacgatGGCCGCCATGGCTACGGCGCCGTCGGCGTCAcgacctcgccggagaagaaCGACATCCAGTCCTACATCAACCTCGCCCTGCGTGACGTCATCGACGACGACGCTTCGTCCGTCGGCAGCGGCGTGTCGTTGGAGGAGTACCTCAAGGGAAGATGGAGCCGCTCCTCCAGCTTCGAGGGCTGA